A genomic region of Acidobacteriota bacterium contains the following coding sequences:
- a CDS encoding glycoside hydrolase family 15 protein, whose translation MRDIPVGNGSLLVNFDDKYQIRDIYFPHVGQENHTEGFPFRFGVWIDGEFSWVYENEWQRTLKYLPDTLATDVTLRNETLGIEINCNDAVAGRENIYIRRIEVRNLFDRALNVRIFVHQDFRIYENKVGDTAFYDPETRSLIHYKKHRYFLINTEPHFDEFATGRKAFRNSEGTWRDAEDGHLHGGAITEGSVDSTIGVHFSLEPQGKYDLHYWIAAGTTYYQVERAARHLRENGPQYYVDRSIERGRAWLAKHRSDLHDLDAQIVDLYKRSLLIVNSQIDKGGAIIAANDHDVTERATDHYSYLWPRDGAFVANALDLAGYQHLSSMFFALCQKIVHERGYFLQKYNPDGSVGSGWHASWDKYRGVPLVPIQEDETALVLWALWEHYDKFRDKGLIDGLYIYLIKKCADFMVEFRDPETKLPKPSWNLWEDRLGVHTFTCSTVVAGLRAAANFAKLYDEPEKAREYDQAANEMVDAMREHLYSEQIGRFVRSLHSNGDESLTPDETVDASLFGIFYFGCFDIDDPMVSGTMTAVESRLTNRGSVGGVARFENDGYMRESEGIIGNSWFMCTLWLAEYHIAKAKSSNDLQPAVDIINWVAAHAFPSGVLGEQIDPVTGKHLSVSPLTWSHSTFVATVNSYLSKLAAFGQ comes from the coding sequence ATGAGAGATATTCCCGTCGGTAACGGCAGCCTTCTTGTAAATTTTGACGACAAATATCAGATCCGCGACATTTATTTCCCGCATGTCGGACAGGAGAATCATACCGAGGGCTTCCCGTTTCGGTTTGGAGTTTGGATCGATGGTGAGTTTTCGTGGGTCTATGAGAACGAATGGCAGCGGACACTGAAATATCTGCCCGATACTTTGGCCACGGATGTTACGCTGCGAAACGAAACGCTCGGTATTGAGATCAATTGTAACGACGCCGTAGCCGGACGGGAAAACATCTACATTCGCCGGATCGAGGTTCGGAATTTGTTTGATCGCGCGCTCAACGTCCGCATCTTTGTCCATCAGGACTTTCGGATCTACGAGAACAAGGTTGGCGACACTGCATTTTACGATCCCGAGACCCGTTCCTTGATCCATTACAAAAAGCACCGCTATTTTCTGATTAATACCGAGCCGCATTTTGACGAATTCGCGACCGGCCGCAAGGCTTTTCGAAACAGCGAGGGCACTTGGCGTGACGCCGAGGACGGCCACCTCCACGGCGGAGCGATCACCGAAGGCTCCGTCGATTCGACCATCGGCGTTCATTTTTCACTCGAGCCCCAAGGGAAATACGATCTTCACTACTGGATCGCGGCAGGCACTACTTATTATCAGGTGGAACGTGCCGCCCGGCATCTTCGTGAAAACGGTCCGCAGTATTACGTTGACCGTTCGATCGAACGAGGGCGAGCTTGGCTTGCAAAGCACCGGTCTGATCTTCATGACCTGGACGCTCAGATCGTCGATCTATACAAGCGAAGTCTGCTTATTGTAAACTCGCAGATCGACAAGGGCGGAGCGATCATCGCGGCAAACGACCATGACGTGACCGAACGGGCAACCGACCACTACAGCTATCTATGGCCTCGTGACGGGGCGTTTGTTGCTAATGCCCTTGATCTTGCCGGTTACCAACATCTCTCGTCGATGTTCTTTGCCCTGTGCCAAAAAATCGTCCACGAACGCGGCTATTTTCTCCAAAAGTATAATCCTGACGGCAGCGTCGGTTCCGGATGGCACGCCTCGTGGGACAAGTACCGCGGCGTTCCGCTCGTGCCGATCCAGGAAGACGAGACGGCTCTTGTTTTATGGGCCTTGTGGGAACATTACGACAAATTTCGGGACAAGGGTCTAATTGACGGCCTATATATATATTTGATCAAGAAATGCGCTGATTTTATGGTCGAGTTTCGCGATCCGGAGACGAAACTGCCCAAGCCGAGCTGGAATCTTTGGGAAGACCGACTCGGCGTTCATACTTTCACCTGCTCGACGGTCGTCGCCGGCCTAAGGGCGGCCGCGAATTTTGCAAAACTTTACGATGAGCCTGAGAAGGCCCGCGAATATGATCAGGCAGCGAACGAAATGGTGGACGCGATGCGTGAACATCTCTACAGCGAACAAATCGGCCGCTTTGTACGTTCCCTGCACTCGAACGGCGACGAATCGCTCACTCCTGATGAGACGGTTGATGCATCGTTGTTTGGGATCTTCTATTTTGGCTGCTTCGATATTGACGATCCGATGGTTTCCGGCACGATGACCGCCGTTGAGTCGCGTCTGACCAATCGCGGAAGCGTAGGCGGCGTCGCCCGCTTCGAAAATGACGGTTACATGCGTGAAAGCGAGGGGATCATCGGTAATTCCTGGTTCATGTGCACGCTTTGGCTTGCCGAATATCACATTGCAAAGGCTAAGTCCTCCAACGACCTCCAACCGGCGGTCGATATTATAAATTGGGTCGCCGCACATGCCTTTCCCTCGGGCGTACTTGGCGAGCAGATAGATCCTGTCACCGGCAAGCACCTCTCCGTCTCACCTCTTACGTGGTCGCACTCGACGTTTGTGGCGACGGTAAACAGCTATCTTTCGAAACTGGCCGCATTTGGCCAATGA
- the pyk gene encoding pyruvate kinase, with translation MRKAKILATLGPASNTQPIIETMIRSGLNAVRINMSHGIQSEHAQTIANARAAAESLDMPLSILVDLSGPKIRTGKLIKGASVVIHEGDLFSITTREVDGDIHEVGTNYEGLPRVVDIGARILIDDGAIELIVESKNETDVNCRVIVGGVLSERKGINLPNTTLPIPSMTKKDHTDLEWAMEQNVDYIALSFVRTADDCREAKAKIKTLNKRKLGRPLLVAKIEKSEAIANLDAIIAETDGLMVARGDLGVETSVELVPVYQKLIIEKAVTNDKFVITATQMLQSMIDNPFPTRAEASDVANAVWDGTDAVMLSAETASGHHPVESIKTMVRIIDAAETISPAQLKKPIKFSQEPTGRTSQALCKAAAYAAKEMMTEKVAVFTESGLMARRLSTVRSGLQTFALTTSKDVRNQLSLIWGVKPFYHADLATVDLDNSIGSTTMFDLMNTSPDKTGDLLKIGEKTLIDAGVVTLGETIIMMAGRLSGQGLSSSVIVWSIGENIPRR, from the coding sequence ATGCGAAAAGCAAAGATACTCGCGACGCTTGGTCCTGCGTCAAATACTCAACCAATTATCGAGACCATGATCCGCTCCGGCCTCAATGCCGTGCGGATAAATATGTCGCACGGCATACAGTCCGAGCACGCACAGACGATCGCAAATGCCAGAGCGGCTGCCGAGTCTCTGGATATGCCTTTGTCGATCCTGGTCGATCTCTCAGGCCCGAAGATACGCACCGGCAAACTGATAAAAGGGGCTAGCGTAGTAATTCACGAAGGCGATCTTTTTTCGATCACAACACGTGAGGTCGATGGTGATATCCACGAAGTGGGGACCAATTACGAGGGCTTACCCCGCGTTGTGGATATTGGGGCCCGAATCCTGATCGATGACGGCGCTATCGAATTGATCGTTGAATCAAAAAATGAGACCGATGTTAATTGCCGCGTCATCGTTGGCGGCGTCCTGAGCGAACGGAAGGGCATCAATCTGCCGAATACGACCCTGCCGATCCCATCCATGACCAAGAAAGATCACACAGATCTGGAATGGGCGATGGAACAGAATGTTGATTACATCGCTCTTTCGTTCGTCCGTACCGCGGATGACTGCCGCGAGGCAAAGGCGAAGATCAAAACACTCAACAAGAGAAAATTGGGCCGGCCGCTGCTCGTCGCAAAGATCGAGAAGAGTGAAGCTATCGCCAATCTCGACGCCATCATTGCTGAGACCGACGGTCTAATGGTGGCCCGCGGCGATCTCGGCGTCGAAACGAGCGTCGAACTCGTGCCCGTCTATCAAAAACTGATCATCGAAAAGGCCGTCACTAACGACAAGTTCGTGATCACCGCCACTCAGATGCTGCAATCGATGATCGACAATCCGTTCCCGACCAGAGCCGAGGCCTCGGACGTTGCAAACGCCGTCTGGGACGGCACCGATGCCGTAATGCTGTCTGCCGAGACCGCATCGGGCCATCATCCCGTCGAATCGATCAAAACGATGGTCCGTATAATCGATGCCGCCGAAACGATCAGCCCGGCACAGCTCAAAAAACCGATCAAATTCTCTCAGGAACCTACGGGCCGCACGAGCCAGGCACTCTGCAAGGCCGCGGCCTACGCGGCAAAAGAGATGATGACAGAAAAGGTGGCGGTCTTCACTGAATCAGGCCTGATGGCACGGCGGCTCTCGACAGTACGGTCAGGTCTGCAGACGTTCGCACTGACTACGTCTAAGGATGTCAGAAACCAGCTTTCGTTGATCTGGGGCGTGAAGCCGTTCTACCACGCCGACCTGGCCACCGTTGATCTCGACAATTCCATCGGCAGTACGACCATGTTCGACCTGATGAATACAAGCCCTGACAAAACGGGCGATCTGCTGAAGATCGGCGAGAAGACGCTGATCGACGCCGGCGTAGTAACCCTAGGCGAAACCATCATAATGATGGCCGGCCGCCTATCCGGCCAAGGCCTTTCAAGTTCGGTGATCGTGTGGTCGATCGGCGAAAATATCCCTCGACGGTGA
- a CDS encoding VIT family protein, with amino-acid sequence MIHNEMHRSHRIGWLRAAVLGANDGIVSTSSLVIGVAAAASGHEVVMLAGVAGLFAGALSMAAGEYVSVYSQADTERADIELEKKHLEDEPEFELRELASIYEGRGLTPELAMEVAEQLMAHDALGAHTRDELGISEVTSARPLQAAVFSAVAFSVGAALPLVVTWFMPFNFMIWAVAISSLVFLAVLGAVAAKAGGAGMLKGSLRVLFWGAIAMAVTAGVGKLFGAVV; translated from the coding sequence ATGATCCACAACGAAATGCACCGTTCGCACCGCATCGGCTGGCTCCGTGCCGCGGTGTTGGGTGCTAACGACGGGATTGTCTCGACCTCGTCATTGGTCATTGGCGTGGCGGCTGCGGCATCTGGGCACGAGGTTGTGATGCTCGCCGGTGTGGCCGGGCTTTTTGCCGGTGCATTGTCGATGGCCGCGGGCGAGTACGTCTCAGTCTACTCTCAGGCCGACACCGAACGCGCCGATATCGAGCTTGAAAAGAAACATCTCGAAGACGAACCGGAATTTGAATTGCGGGAGCTTGCATCGATCTACGAAGGCCGCGGCCTCACACCAGAGCTTGCGATGGAGGTCGCCGAGCAACTGATGGCACACGACGCTCTCGGGGCTCACACACGCGACGAACTTGGCATTTCTGAAGTTACAAGTGCCCGTCCGCTGCAGGCTGCGGTATTTTCGGCCGTTGCATTCTCTGTCGGAGCCGCTTTGCCGCTTGTTGTAACCTGGTTCATGCCGTTTAATTTCATGATCTGGGCAGTCGCTATCAGCTCGCTCGTATTCCTCGCTGTACTCGGTGCCGTCGCCGCAAAGGCCGGCGGAGCCGGAATGCTCAAAGGCTCACTACGCGTCCTATTTTGGGGTGCCATCGCTATGGCCGTTACGGCCGGTGTTGGTAAGCTTTTCGGCGCGGTGGTTTGA
- a CDS encoding radical SAM protein, with amino-acid sequence MPKASSFSRFTRGVKHTVKAFASTKHPVLVHIVPMRRCNLACTYCNEYDKTSDPVPIDVMLKRIDKLAEFGSSVITISGGEPMMHPEIYEIIARIRHHGMIAGLISNGYYFQVDKIKKLNEAGLDYLQISIDNVTPDDVSKKSLKVLDAKLVNLRDHAKFKVNINSVVGGGVANPDEALVIANRARELGFSSTVGVIHDEDGLNKGLTPREKEVYKEIKSKGQSSYARWNWFQDDLVEGKEYEWRCRAGARYLYIDEGGIVSWCSQQRGTPGIPLLEYSHADMHREYNTEKWCAPTCTIQCVHQVGHLDAWRDPQISLADYNKKNGSGLKKETVAQVLGAD; translated from the coding sequence ATGCCAAAGGCGAGCAGTTTCAGCAGATTTACACGCGGGGTCAAACATACCGTCAAGGCGTTTGCCTCGACCAAGCATCCGGTACTGGTGCATATTGTGCCGATGCGGCGGTGCAATCTGGCGTGTACGTACTGCAACGAATACGACAAAACCAGCGATCCGGTGCCGATCGACGTGATGCTGAAACGGATCGATAAACTGGCTGAGTTCGGCTCGTCCGTAATAACGATCTCGGGCGGCGAACCGATGATGCACCCGGAGATCTACGAGATCATCGCCCGCATACGGCACCACGGAATGATCGCCGGTCTGATCTCGAACGGGTATTATTTTCAGGTCGATAAGATCAAAAAACTTAACGAGGCCGGTCTCGATTATCTGCAGATCTCGATCGACAACGTGACGCCCGACGACGTTTCGAAAAAGAGCCTCAAGGTGCTCGACGCTAAGCTCGTCAACCTGCGCGACCACGCGAAATTTAAGGTCAACATCAACTCGGTCGTCGGTGGCGGTGTCGCCAATCCGGACGAGGCGTTGGTGATAGCAAACCGTGCCCGCGAACTCGGATTCTCGTCGACGGTCGGCGTTATCCACGACGAAGACGGCCTCAACAAAGGCCTGACGCCCCGGGAAAAGGAAGTTTACAAAGAGATCAAGAGCAAGGGCCAAAGTTCGTATGCCCGTTGGAACTGGTTCCAGGACGATCTTGTCGAAGGCAAGGAATACGAATGGCGTTGCCGTGCAGGTGCGAGATATCTGTACATCGACGAAGGCGGCATTGTCAGTTGGTGTTCGCAGCAGCGGGGCACGCCGGGCATTCCGCTTCTTGAATATAGTCACGCCGACATGCACCGCGAATATAACACCGAAAAATGGTGTGCCCCGACCTGCACTATTCAATGCGTACATCAGGTTGGCCATCTGGACGCATGGCGCGACCCTCAAATATCGCTCGCCGATTACAACAAAAAGAACGGCAGCGGGCTGAAAAAAGAAACCGTCGCACAGGTACTCGGAGCCGATTAG